The following is a genomic window from Citrifermentans bemidjiense Bem.
AGGGAAAGGTGGTCATGGTCACCGCGGAGCAGGAAGGAAACTACGTGGTGGTCTCGGTGGCCGACAGAGGAAGGGTGATACAGTGGTCCGACCGGGACAAGCTTTTCAAGAAGTTCCAACAAATTGAATCAACCGAACGCAACAAGATCGGCGGGACCGGGTTGGGGCTCGCCATCTGCAAGGAGATAGTCGAGCGGCATCACGGCAGGATCTTCTACACCGCCGCCAAGGAATACGGCAATACCTTCAGCTTCACGGTGCCGATAATAGGGGAGACAGATGCAAAAGGATAAGATTCTCATCGTGGACGACGAGGCGGACATCGCGCTCATCCTCAAGCTGCAACTGGAGGACGCCGGCTACGAGACGGTCCGGGCCCGCGATGGTGTAGAGGCCCTTGAGGCGGTGGCGCAGGAGCCGTTCGACCTCATCATGCTCGACATAAAGATGCCCCGCATGGACGGCCTCGAGGTGCTGAGCCGCCTGAAGGGGGACGAGACCCCCGTGGTGATGATGACCGCCCACGGCAGCGAGGACATCGCCGTGGACGCCATGAAGAAGGGGGCGCTCGACTACATTTCGAAGCCGTTTTCCACCGACGACATGCTGCAGAAGGTGGAGCGCGCCATCGGCATCGACCGCACCCGCAAGGAAAACGCCAGACTCTCGCAGCAGTTGGACGAGGAGCGGCGCAAGATGGAGGCGGTGCTGCAGGGGATGGCCGATCTCCTGGTCGCAGTCGACCTGCAGGGGCGCATCATCACCTGGAGCCGGCAGGCGGCCAGGCTTCTTGCCGCCGAAGGGGAGAGCCTCTTGGGGAAAACCCTCGAAGAGGTGCTCAAGGCCGAGGTTCCGGGGGGAGAACTCCCGGCCCGGACCGTCTTGCGCACCGGGGAGCCTCGCCTCGACGTCGGATACCTGCTGAAGATCGGCAGCCTGACGGTGCCGGTACTCTCCTCGGCGGCGCCGCTTTGGAACGCGAACGGAGAGCTTGCGGGGAGCGTCGAGATCATCAGGGACATCTCGAAACTCAAGGAGCTGGAGCAGGAAAAAGAGGATTTCGTGAGCATGCTCTCCCACGACCTCAAGTCCCCCATCACCGCGGTGGTCGGCTCCATCGACCTGGTGCGGGAGGCGAAGCTCGGCCCGGTGACCCCGGACCAGTCCGAATACCTGAACGCCGCCATAGAGAGCTGCGAGGAAATGGTGGAGATGATCGACACCCTGCTCGGCATCCACAAGTTCGAGGCGGGGAAGATGAAGCTGAACTTCCGGGAGGAAGACCCGTCGCTGCTCATCAACCGGAGCGTCACCAAGTTTCAGACGCCGGCGCAGCGCGGCGCGATCAGCCTCTTTGCGACCCTCCCCCCGTCCCTCCCCGCTATCTCGGCCGACCGCTCCTCGTTCAGCCGCATCCTGGGAAACCTTCTTTCCAACGCGGTGAAGTTCACCCCCGAGGGGGGGGAGATAGAGGTGTCGGCAGACCTGGTACAGGATCCGGCACCCGTGCTGGCGCACGTACCGGAGGAGTGCTATCCCGGGCAAGAGCTGCCCAGGGAAGGGGAGTTCGTCAGGATCAGGGTGCGCGACTCCGGCGTCGGGATTCCGCAGGAATCGCTCGGCTCCATCTTCGACCGTTTCGTGCAGGCGAGAAACCGCCGGCAGGGAAAGACCCGCGGCACCGGCCTGGGGCTTGCCTTCTGCAGGAAGGCTGTGGACGCGCATGGCGGTTACATCTGGGCGGAGAGCGAGCCGGGCGCAGGGAGCGTCTTCACCCTCATGTTCCCGGCGCTTCCGGAGGAGGAGGACGAGTAGCAGCTGACCGTCCTGCACGCAGTTAAAAAACCCTTTAATTAGCCCATGCAACAGGGCCGGGGAAGAGGGGAGAGATGAAAGTTATTTTAATCACTCCTCTTTTTTGTTGCCGGGAATATAGTAAAGTAATTCCTGGTTCGAGAGGCGGACCCTCTCATGGGAGAAAGCAGGTGAAGTAAGGTAAATTCCGACGGGTAAGGGGGCGATGTGGCACTGCGTGAAAGTGACGCCGGATATCGCGAATTGTTTGAAGAAAACCCTCAGCCAATGTGGGTCTGTCACCGTGAGAGCAGGAGGCTTCTGGCGGTGAACGAGGCAGCCCTGCGGCTTTATGGATATCGTCGTGAGCAGTTTCTGGAACTGGCCCTGGAGCAGCTGAGCGGCGGCGAGCCGATGGGGGACCCGGGTGCGTCGCAGGACCAGCAGCTGCGCTGCAGGCAGCTGAAAAAGGACGGCAGTTCCTTCGAAGCGCAGCTGGTCTGCCACCCTTGCAGGTTCCAAGGAGAGCGGGTGCAACTGGCGCTGGTGCGCGATGAGGGCGGCGCCCAGCAAGAGGCGCAGCTTAGGTACCGGGTGCTTCAGCAGGGAAGTCTTTTAGAGGCGGCGCAGCGCGAGCTGGAGACCTTCAGCTATTCCGTTTCGCACGACCTGCGCGCGCCGCTGCGCCACATAGACGGTTTCAGCCGCGCTCTCATGGACGATTACGGAACCCTTCTGGACGGCCAGGGAAAGGAGTACCTGACTAGGATCTGTCAGGCGGCGGAGAAGATGTCGCAGCTCATCGACGCCATGCAGCAACTATCGCGTGTGGGTAGGACGGAGTTGAGCCTGGAGAAGGTCGACCTGAGCGTGAAGGCCCAGGTGATTTCATTGGAACTGAAGCGCCGGGAGCCCGAACGACGGGTCGACTTCGCCATCGAGGAGGGGGTGAAGGGCGAGGCCGATGCCAAGCTGGTGCGCCAGCTTCTGGAGATCCTGATGGGTAACGCCTGGAAGTTCAGCTCCAAGACACCCTCCGCCGTGATCAGCTTCGGCTCCGTCGAGCTGCAGGGGGAGACCGCGTACTTCGTCAGGGACAACGGGGCAGGTTTCGACATGGCCTATGCCGAGAAGCTCTTTTCCGTATTCCACAGGCTGCATCGGGCCGACGAGTTCGAGGGAAGCGGCGTGGGGCTTGCCATCGCCCAGCGCATCGTGGCGCGCCACGGCGGCCGGATCTGGGCCGAAAGCGCCCCCGGCGCCGGCGCCACCTTCTACTTTACGTTGAAAGGCGAGAAGCAATTGACGATTGACAATTGACAATGAGTCATCGCCTCTGGCACCAGCTCCCGAATGGCCATCTGCCTCGTCATTCGGTAAAAGAAAGTCAACGAGCCAACTGCCTTGTCAATGGGTTCTAGTTGCCAATTATCCATTGTCAGTTGTCCATTGGGGTAAGGGTTTTAGTTGTCAATTGTCAATCGTCAATTGTCAATTGGTTTAAAAGCTTTTTAAGTTTGGGGTAAAGCATGTCCAAAGAGCTGAGGGTCCTTTTGGTCGAGGACTCGGAAGAAGACAGCCTGCTTCTGATCAGGGAGCTGCGCCGCGGCGGCTACAAACTGATACACATGCGAGTGGAGACTGCGGAGAGCATGCGCCGGGCCCTGCATGACGGGGAGTGGGACGTGGTGATCTCCGACTACCGCATGCCCTCTTTCGACGCCCTCGGGGCCCTGCAGGTGCTGCACGAGACCGGGCGCGACATCCCATTCATCATCGTCTCAGGCAAGATCGGCGAGGACCTAGCCGTCGAGGCCATGAAATCGGGTGCCAGCGACTACCTAATGAAAGGGAACCTGGCCCGCCTGGTACCGGTTATGGTGCGGGAACTGAGGGAGGCTGAGGAGCGCAGGACGCACCGGCTCACCCAGGATGCGGTGCGCCGCGGCAAGGCGGAGTGGGAAAGCGTCTTCGACGCGGTCTCGGACCTGATCATCATCACCGACGCCGACGGCGTCGTGTTGCGCTGCAACGGCCGGGTGAGCGCCTACTTTCCCGGCGGGTACGGCGCCATCATCGGCCGCAGGATCGACGAGATATTTTTCGGATCGCAGCAACCCGAGGGAAAGCTGTTCCGCTTCCTGCACAGCGTCCAGAGCGAGGCCGACGAGGACATCCGCTTCCCCAACCTGAGCGGCTGGTACAACGTCGCCAGCTACCCCATGCGCACCGAGGGGAGCAACCGCCCGAACCTGGTCTTCATCATCAAGGACATCACCAAAAGGCGCGAGGTCGAGGAGGAGAAACGGACCAGCGACCGCGAACTCCTCACCCTGTACGCGGTCGCCTTCCGCCTGCAGTACACGAAGGGGGTCGACAAGGTGATGGGGGACCTCCTCTTCCAGCTGCACAACATGCTGCAGATGGATTTCTCCTGCATCCACCTTTTCGAGGACGACAAACTCAAGATGCGCGCCTCGCTGGGTGTTTCCCCCGCGTTCGAGAAGGCGATGAAGACGCTCCCCCGGGAGACCCAGTGGGCGACCCTGGCGCAGGCGGGGCGCCCTTTTCTGGGAGAGGAGCCAGACGCAAGGTTTCCGGCCAGAGCCAAAAGCGCCGCCATAGAGATGGGGCTGCACTCCTGGTGCACAGTGCCGCTCAAGATAGGACAGGAGGTGATGGGGGTGATGACGGTGGGGACCGTCTCCGGGCGCAGCTACAGCGACCGCGACGTCTTCCTGCTCTGTGCCATTGCAGGTCAGCTCGCGGTCCTCATCGACAACTACGGCCTCTACGACAAGATGAAGGAGAAGGCGGAGGAACTCTACCGCAGCAAAGAAGAGCTCAAAGAGAACCTGCACAAGGTGAAGCGCGCCAACATCGAGCTGGGGCGCCTCAACACGGCGAAGAACAACTTCATCGGCATCGCCTCGCACGAGTTGAAGACCCCGATCACCTCGATCATGGGGGGGGTCGAGTTCCTGCTGAAATATTCCGGCATCCAGATGAGCCCCGAGCAGCACAACATCTTCGTCTCGGTGTACGAAGGGACCATTCAGCTCAGGAAACTGGTGGAGGACCTCCTCTCCATCTCCCGCATCGAGGCGCAAGGGCCGCTGGCCCAGAAAAAGCCGGCGAGCCTGATGCGGGTCTGCCGCGAAGTGCACGACCTCTTCGCGCTGCCGCTATCCGAGCGGCACATAAAGGTGGAGATCACGGGGGACGACGTCCTCGTGCCGGTGGACGAGGCCTTCGCCATGCTCGCGGTGCGCAACCTTTTAGAGAACGCCATCAAGTTCACCCGCGACGGAGGGTGCGTCCGATTAACCGGACGGGTGCTGAAGCAGGCGCAGCTCAAGGAGATGACGCAGACGCTGCATACCTTCTATCCCTCCTTCCCCGGTAACGTCGCGGCGACCGAAAAATACTATCTGCTCCAGGTGCGCGACAACGGAATCGGCATCCCGCCGGACGAGAGAGTCCGCGTCTTCGAAAAGTTCTACGGCGTCGGGGATATCGACCACCACAGCTCGGGAGCCACCGCCTTCATGTCCAAGGGCTCGGGGCTCGGACTCTCCATCGTGCGCGGCATCATGGACGCCCATGAAGGGGCGGTCTGGGTCGAAGAGGCCGAGGGGGGAGGAAGCACCTTCTCGCTCCTTTTCCCCATCGAATAAATTATTTCCCAGGATCCAGACGGGAGCCATCGATGCCGCACGCGATCAGGCTGCATGAAATAACCAAGAGCTACGGCGGGTTCAAGGCGGTGGACCGTTTCTCGCTGGAAGTGGAGCGAGGCACCGTCTTCGGGCTTTTGGGCCCGAACGGTGCGGGCAAGACCACCCTGATCAAGATCCTCACCACGCTTATGCGCCCAACCCACGGCGACGCCTTCGTCGAGGAGTTCAGCATCCTCACTGCCGGAAAGTCGGTGCGCCGGGTGATCGGCGTCGTCCCCCAGGAGAACAACCTCGACCGGTACCTGACGGCGAGGGAAAACCTCGCGCTCCACGGCAGGCTGCACGGCCTGCGGCCTGCCGCTTACAACCGGCGCATCGACGAGCTCCTGGAGATGACCGGGCTCACCTCCCGTCAGAACGATTTCCCCGACACCTTTTCAGGCGGCATGCAGCGCAGGCTGGTCGTGGCGCGCGCCCTGGTGCACGAGCCGCGCGTGCTGTTTCTGGACGAGCCGACCACGGGGCTCGACCCGCAGTCCAGGCGCGCCCTGTGGGAGTACGTCAGGGGGCTTAGGCGGAACATGACCGTCTTTCTCACCACCCACTACATGGACGAGGCGGACGCGCTTTGCGACCGGATCATGATCATGGACCACGGCGTATGTCTGGCCGACGGCACGGCGGCGGAGTTGAAAGATGCCTTTTCCAGGGCCCACGTGTACCAGGTGGAATTTCGGCGCGACAGCGACAGGTACGAGGGGATGCTGGCCGGGCTTTCCTTCGTGCGCAGCGTCGAGCGCAGCGGTAGCACCTTCCAGATCACCCTGAGCGACGAGGAGTCCATCAAGCCGCTGATGGATTGCTTGGGTGGTGCCGACATCCGCAGGATCTGCCTCAAGGAGCCGAGCCTGGAGGAGGTCTTCATCTCGCTCACCGGGGAAAAATTGCGGGAGTGAACCCGTTGAACGGAGGGGTTAATGTTCAAAGGCGCGTTTTCCATCTGGAGCAGGGACATGATGGTGCTGAGGCGGAGCATCTTTTCCGAACTCGTAGCCGTCATAGCCTACCCCCTCACCCTCTACCTCGCCTTCGGCTTCGGCCTCAAGGGGTACATCACAGACGTGAGCGGCGTCCCCTACCCCCTCTTCATAGCGCCCGGCCTCATCTCCATGACGGCGATCAACGCCGCCTTCGACGAAAGCTCCTGGAGCATGTGGTTCCACCGCCGGGTGCAGCGCACCATAGAGGAGTACCGGGTCACCCCTATCACGGTCTACGACATCGTCATCGGCAAGATCCTCTCCGGTTTCTCTCAGGGGGCAGTCAAAGGCACCGTCGTCTTCCTGGTGATCCTCCTTTTGACCCCCTTCCGTATCGACTACGGCCACCTCCCCGTCTACCTCATGTGCATCGCCATCTCGTCCATGACCTTCTCCTGCCTGGGAACCATCTGCGGCACGGTGATCGACAAGCCGGAGAATATCGGGCGGGTGCAGTCGGTGGTTATCGTCCCTCTCATCTTCATGGCCGGCATCTTCTTCCCCCTTTCCTCCTATCCCGCTTCCATCCGCCCCTTCATCGAACTCCTCCCGACGACGGCAGTCTTCGAAGGGGCGCGGGACGCGCTCTTACAGGGATCCGTCCCCGCACCCTACCTGATCAACCTGGTAGCCACCGCAGCCGTATCGTTCCTGGTGGCGGTCTACACCTTCGACCGCAAGATGGCTGAATAAGCGATTCTTCTTGAGTTTCCCATTAATTTCATAGTAAAGTTTGCCCTAAACTTTGTAACCTCCTGGATGCCTCTGCAGCGCTTTTGGCGCGAAGACGGCAAATCGAGCGTACGTTGCCGCAGAGCCTACCGTTTTGGCGTGAAATTTTTTCCTGCCTGACTGATGCGCCCCCCGCCACATGTAACGCTTTTCCAGGGCCAAATTATTGGAGATGCCATGGCCGAAGAGTTCGTACCCAAATGGATCGCCTGGGAGACCACCCAGCGCTGCAACCTCAAATGCGTCCACTGCCGCTGCTCGTCCGAGTTGACCTCCTCCGAAGGTGATTTCAGCACCGAAGAAGGGAAGAAGCTACTGAAGGAGATCTCCGACTTCTCGAAGCCGGTCGTGGTCCTTTCCGGCGGCGAGCCGCTGATGAGGCCGGACATCTTCGAACTGGCGGAGTACGGCACCTCGCTCGGCCTCAGGATGTGCATGGCGAGCAACGGTTCGCTCGTGACCGACGAGGTCTGCGAGAAGATGAAGAAGGCCGACATCAAGATGGTCTCTCTTTCGCTGGACGGCTCGACTGCCGAGGTTCACGACAACTTCCGCCAGTGCCCCGGTTCCTTCGAGGGGGTACTGCGCGCGGCCGAACTCTTCAGGAAGCACGGCCAGAAGTTCCTGATCAATTCCTCCTTCACCAAGAGGAACCAGCACGACATCGCCAGCACCTTCAAGGTGGCGAAGTCCCTGGGTGCTACCGCCTGGTACATGTTCATGATCGTTCCCACCGGCCGCGGCGAGGACATCATGAGCGAGCTGATCTCCAAGGAGGACTACGAGGAGATTCTCGACTGGCACTACCACCAGGAGAAGAACGAGGACGACATCCTGATGCGCCCCACCTGCGCGCCGCACTACTACCGCATCGTGCCGCAAAAGGCCAAGGCGGAAGGGGAGAAGTTCGAGCGCCGCTCGCTCACCTTCTCCACCGGCGGCGGCAAGGGTTGCATCGCGGCGCAGACCATCTGCCTCATCGACTGCTACGGGAACCTGAAGCCCTGCTCCTACTTCCACCGCACCGCCGGCAACGTGAAGGAAACCCCGTTCCGCGAGCTCTGGGAGAACTCGGAGATCTTCAAAGACCTGAGGGACTTCAAGAGCTACAAGGGGAAATGCGGCGAGTGCGAGTACCTGAACGTCTGCGGCGGCTGCCGGGCCCGCGCCGATGCGGTGCACGGCGACTACATGGAAGAGGAACCGTTCTGCAACTACGTCCCGATCAAGCTGCAGAAAAAGCAGAAAGATTAGCTGCTGTTCAAGGTTCGACGTTCTACGTTGAAAACCGATAGCCCCCTGCCCTGCAGCGTCCCCTGTCCCTCTGGGAGAGGGACAGGGTGAGGGACGTTTTGCATACAATAAAAATTCACCCAGGAGGATTACTATGAATACTCGATTTTTAGACGCATGTTGGGGGAAGCCGGTTGATACGGTGCCGGTCTGGCTTATGCGCCAGGCGGGACGTTATCTCCCCGATTACATGCGCGTTCGCTCCAAATGCACCTTCCTGGAACTGTGCAAGACCCCGGAACTGGCGACCGAGGTAACTGTTCAGCCGGTCGACATCCTCGGCGTCGACGCCGCGATCCTCTTCTCCGACATCCTCACCCCGATCGAGCCGATGGGGATGGAGCTCGACTTCACCCCCGGCCCCGTCTTCGCCAAGCCGATCCGTACCATGGCCGACGTCGAGGCACTCAAGATCCCGAAGATGGAGACCGACGTCCCCTACGTGCTGGACGCAGTCAAGCTGCTCCGCAAGGAGCTCGCCACCAAGGTGCCGCTGATCGGCTTCGGCGGCGCGCCGTTCACCCTGGCCTGCTACATGGTCGAGGGTAAGGGTTCCAAGGACTTCGCCGCCCTCAAGAAGATGATGTACGCCGACCCCGAAGTGTACGCGGCGCTGATGGATAAGATCACCACCATGGACATGGAGTACCTGAACGCGCAGATCAAGGCGGGCGCTCAGGCGATCCAGATCTTCGACACCTGGGGCGGCATGCTCTCCCCGGCCGACTACGAGCGCTACGTCCTCCCCTACACCCAGCGCCTGATCAACGGCCTCGACCGCACCAACATCCCGGTGATCCACTTCGTCAAGGGCGCAGGGACCATGCTGGAGATCGTGAAGCAGGCCGGCGGCGACGTCATGGGCCTCGACTGGCACGTGAACCTCGGCAAGGCCCGCGATATCCTGGGCGACATGGCGGTGCAGGGGAACCTGGACCCGACCGTGCTCTTCGCTCCCAACGAGATCATCGAGCGCGAGGTGAAGAGGGTGCTGGACGAAAACGCAGGCCGGCCCGGTCTCATCTTCAACCTGGGACACGGCATCCTCCCGACCGTCCCGCCGGAAAAAGCGATCTTCATGGTCGACTGCGTGCACCGGCTGTCGAGGAAATAGAGGCAAACCGGAGGGCGGCCGATGAGGCCGCCCTTTTTCTTGACCAGGCAACAAAGGATCCGGTCGAATTTCGCAGGCCACGGCTGCCTGCCGCACCGGATCAGCGGGAGTAGACATGCTCAGGCTTTTCAGCATAGACAACGGGCTAATAAAGGAGATGGACTTTGAGAAAAGCGATCTCCCCAATCAGATCCTGCATGCCGACTGGATCGACGCCCATGAGCCGGATGACGAAGAGAGGGACCTGCTCGAGCTGTTGCTGCACACCGACATTCCGGAGTCCGACGAGGTGGACGAGATCGAGATCTCAGCCCGCTGCTTCGTGGACCAGGCCGGGATACACGTGCATCCCCTGTTCCTTTCCCAGAGCGAGGGGCGCCACGTGACGCTCACCGTCGCCTGTATTCTGCAAAGCAAGCACCTGATCACCATCCGGGAAGGGGACCTCGCCGACTTCCGGCTCCTGCGCATGCGCGCCAGGAGAGGGCAGGTGGAATGCCGCACCCCGTCCGAGCTTCTCGTGCTGCTCCTGGACCAGAAGGTAGAGAACCACGCGGACACCCTGGAGGACATCCACCGCCAGCTGGAAGGGGTAAGCCACCTGGTGCTCGAAGACGATGATTCCGAGTTGGAAGACGCCATCAGCAAGCTCGCCAAGCTCGAGGACAGCAACGGAAAGATCCGGCTCTGCCTGATGGATACCCAGAGGGACATCTCGTTCCTTTTGCGGCACCTGCGCGACCGGGCCGATCAGAGCGAGACGCTGCGTGAGATCGCCCGCGACGTCGAGACCCTTATGTCGCATACCACCTTCCTTTTCGATAAGATCAACTTCCTGATGGACTCCACCCAGGGTTTCATCAACATCGAGCAGAACCAGATCATCAAGATCTTTTCCATCGCAGCCGTGGTCTTCCTCCCCCCTACCCTCGTCGCCAGCATCTACGGGATGAACTTCGACGTGATGCCCGAGCTGAAACTCTCTTTCGGCTACCCCTGGGCTCTCGCGCTGATGATTCTCTCAGGCATCGCTCCCTACTGGTACTTCAAGCGCAAGGGTTGGCTCTAAAACTACATAATTCAAAGTCAAAGAGACAGGGCTGCCGTCGCGAAAGGCACACTGTCAGTTGCACCGCTGCCCGATACCGTTCCTCAGTCTGGACCGACCCTCACAACAATCCCTCAAGAGTGTTCTTGCTGCTGCCGATAGATCCAACAGGTATTGTGGTGACTGCGAGACTGCAGCTTCACACTCAGTAAAGAGGCCGTTCGTCCCGTCGCAGCCCCCCAAGGGACGGCAGCGTCAGCACGAGAAGGAAGGAAGATGATGTCGCTTCGCGATTGGTGCCGCGACATATTAGCCAGCCACACCGAAGGCTCGTGTCCCGCCGGGGCAGGAAAGGACCCCCCCTCCCCTGCCGCCGAGGCTAAGCCGAATGAAGCCTTGCTCGCGCCCGACGAACTGGAAAAGCAGCTGCTGCAAGTCCAGAAGCTTGCCGCGGTAGGCGTCCTGGCGGGGAGCATCGCGCACGACCTGAACAACCTCATGATGGGGATCAGCGGCAACCTTGAACTCTTGCGCCAGGCAAAAGAACCGGACGCCGCCTCGCAAAAATACATGGACAACGCACTCGATGCCTCCAGGCGCGCGGCGAACCTGAGCCGCCAGATGCTCGCCTTCTCCAGGAAAGGGAGTCAGGAGGTGAAGTCGGTCGATCTCAACCGGCTGGTTGCCGAAAACCTGGAGCTGATGAAGGGGTCGATGCGCAAGGGCATCTCCCTCTCGGTTCGGTTGGAACCGGAGCTTCCCCCTATAGAGGCGGAACCGGGCAAGATGCAGCAGCTGATCGTGAACCTGGTAACCAACGCGGCCGAGGCGCTAGGGGAAACGGGCGCCATCGGCGTGTCGACGGGTGTGGGGGAGCTGCCTGCAGCGGAAT
Proteins encoded in this region:
- a CDS encoding ATP-binding response regulator, producing MQKDKILIVDDEADIALILKLQLEDAGYETVRARDGVEALEAVAQEPFDLIMLDIKMPRMDGLEVLSRLKGDETPVVMMTAHGSEDIAVDAMKKGALDYISKPFSTDDMLQKVERAIGIDRTRKENARLSQQLDEERRKMEAVLQGMADLLVAVDLQGRIITWSRQAARLLAAEGESLLGKTLEEVLKAEVPGGELPARTVLRTGEPRLDVGYLLKIGSLTVPVLSSAAPLWNANGELAGSVEIIRDISKLKELEQEKEDFVSMLSHDLKSPITAVVGSIDLVREAKLGPVTPDQSEYLNAAIESCEEMVEMIDTLLGIHKFEAGKMKLNFREEDPSLLINRSVTKFQTPAQRGAISLFATLPPSLPAISADRSSFSRILGNLLSNAVKFTPEGGEIEVSADLVQDPAPVLAHVPEECYPGQELPREGEFVRIRVRDSGVGIPQESLGSIFDRFVQARNRRQGKTRGTGLGLAFCRKAVDAHGGYIWAESEPGAGSVFTLMFPALPEEEDE
- a CDS encoding ATP-binding protein — protein: MALRESDAGYRELFEENPQPMWVCHRESRRLLAVNEAALRLYGYRREQFLELALEQLSGGEPMGDPGASQDQQLRCRQLKKDGSSFEAQLVCHPCRFQGERVQLALVRDEGGAQQEAQLRYRVLQQGSLLEAAQRELETFSYSVSHDLRAPLRHIDGFSRALMDDYGTLLDGQGKEYLTRICQAAEKMSQLIDAMQQLSRVGRTELSLEKVDLSVKAQVISLELKRREPERRVDFAIEEGVKGEADAKLVRQLLEILMGNAWKFSSKTPSAVISFGSVELQGETAYFVRDNGAGFDMAYAEKLFSVFHRLHRADEFEGSGVGLAIAQRIVARHGGRIWAESAPGAGATFYFTLKGEKQLTIDN
- a CDS encoding hybrid sensor histidine kinase/response regulator, with the protein product MSKELRVLLVEDSEEDSLLLIRELRRGGYKLIHMRVETAESMRRALHDGEWDVVISDYRMPSFDALGALQVLHETGRDIPFIIVSGKIGEDLAVEAMKSGASDYLMKGNLARLVPVMVRELREAEERRTHRLTQDAVRRGKAEWESVFDAVSDLIIITDADGVVLRCNGRVSAYFPGGYGAIIGRRIDEIFFGSQQPEGKLFRFLHSVQSEADEDIRFPNLSGWYNVASYPMRTEGSNRPNLVFIIKDITKRREVEEEKRTSDRELLTLYAVAFRLQYTKGVDKVMGDLLFQLHNMLQMDFSCIHLFEDDKLKMRASLGVSPAFEKAMKTLPRETQWATLAQAGRPFLGEEPDARFPARAKSAAIEMGLHSWCTVPLKIGQEVMGVMTVGTVSGRSYSDRDVFLLCAIAGQLAVLIDNYGLYDKMKEKAEELYRSKEELKENLHKVKRANIELGRLNTAKNNFIGIASHELKTPITSIMGGVEFLLKYSGIQMSPEQHNIFVSVYEGTIQLRKLVEDLLSISRIEAQGPLAQKKPASLMRVCREVHDLFALPLSERHIKVEITGDDVLVPVDEAFAMLAVRNLLENAIKFTRDGGCVRLTGRVLKQAQLKEMTQTLHTFYPSFPGNVAATEKYYLLQVRDNGIGIPPDERVRVFEKFYGVGDIDHHSSGATAFMSKGSGLGLSIVRGIMDAHEGAVWVEEAEGGGSTFSLLFPIE
- a CDS encoding daunorubicin resistance protein DrrA family ABC transporter ATP-binding protein — translated: MPHAIRLHEITKSYGGFKAVDRFSLEVERGTVFGLLGPNGAGKTTLIKILTTLMRPTHGDAFVEEFSILTAGKSVRRVIGVVPQENNLDRYLTARENLALHGRLHGLRPAAYNRRIDELLEMTGLTSRQNDFPDTFSGGMQRRLVVARALVHEPRVLFLDEPTTGLDPQSRRALWEYVRGLRRNMTVFLTTHYMDEADALCDRIMIMDHGVCLADGTAAELKDAFSRAHVYQVEFRRDSDRYEGMLAGLSFVRSVERSGSTFQITLSDEESIKPLMDCLGGADIRRICLKEPSLEEVFISLTGEKLRE
- a CDS encoding ABC transporter permease gives rise to the protein MFKGAFSIWSRDMMVLRRSIFSELVAVIAYPLTLYLAFGFGLKGYITDVSGVPYPLFIAPGLISMTAINAAFDESSWSMWFHRRVQRTIEEYRVTPITVYDIVIGKILSGFSQGAVKGTVVFLVILLLTPFRIDYGHLPVYLMCIAISSMTFSCLGTICGTVIDKPENIGRVQSVVIVPLIFMAGIFFPLSSYPASIRPFIELLPTTAVFEGARDALLQGSVPAPYLINLVATAAVSFLVAVYTFDRKMAE
- a CDS encoding radical SAM/SPASM domain-containing protein; translated protein: MAEEFVPKWIAWETTQRCNLKCVHCRCSSELTSSEGDFSTEEGKKLLKEISDFSKPVVVLSGGEPLMRPDIFELAEYGTSLGLRMCMASNGSLVTDEVCEKMKKADIKMVSLSLDGSTAEVHDNFRQCPGSFEGVLRAAELFRKHGQKFLINSSFTKRNQHDIASTFKVAKSLGATAWYMFMIVPTGRGEDIMSELISKEDYEEILDWHYHQEKNEDDILMRPTCAPHYYRIVPQKAKAEGEKFERRSLTFSTGGGKGCIAAQTICLIDCYGNLKPCSYFHRTAGNVKETPFRELWENSEIFKDLRDFKSYKGKCGECEYLNVCGGCRARADAVHGDYMEEEPFCNYVPIKLQKKQKD
- the hemE gene encoding uroporphyrinogen decarboxylase, with the protein product MNTRFLDACWGKPVDTVPVWLMRQAGRYLPDYMRVRSKCTFLELCKTPELATEVTVQPVDILGVDAAILFSDILTPIEPMGMELDFTPGPVFAKPIRTMADVEALKIPKMETDVPYVLDAVKLLRKELATKVPLIGFGGAPFTLACYMVEGKGSKDFAALKKMMYADPEVYAALMDKITTMDMEYLNAQIKAGAQAIQIFDTWGGMLSPADYERYVLPYTQRLINGLDRTNIPVIHFVKGAGTMLEIVKQAGGDVMGLDWHVNLGKARDILGDMAVQGNLDPTVLFAPNEIIEREVKRVLDENAGRPGLIFNLGHGILPTVPPEKAIFMVDCVHRLSRK
- the corA gene encoding magnesium/cobalt transporter CorA, whose amino-acid sequence is MLRLFSIDNGLIKEMDFEKSDLPNQILHADWIDAHEPDDEERDLLELLLHTDIPESDEVDEIEISARCFVDQAGIHVHPLFLSQSEGRHVTLTVACILQSKHLITIREGDLADFRLLRMRARRGQVECRTPSELLVLLLDQKVENHADTLEDIHRQLEGVSHLVLEDDDSELEDAISKLAKLEDSNGKIRLCLMDTQRDISFLLRHLRDRADQSETLREIARDVETLMSHTTFLFDKINFLMDSTQGFINIEQNQIIKIFSIAAVVFLPPTLVASIYGMNFDVMPELKLSFGYPWALALMILSGIAPYWYFKRKGWL
- a CDS encoding two-component system sensor histidine kinase NtrB, whose amino-acid sequence is MMSLRDWCRDILASHTEGSCPAGAGKDPPSPAAEAKPNEALLAPDELEKQLLQVQKLAAVGVLAGSIAHDLNNLMMGISGNLELLRQAKEPDAASQKYMDNALDASRRAANLSRQMLAFSRKGSQEVKSVDLNRLVAENLELMKGSMRKGISLSVRLEPELPPIEAEPGKMQQLIVNLVTNAAEALGETGAIGVSTGVGELPAAEFTWSRVEPKPASGRFVFIEVSDSGCGMDGETSDRMFDPLFSTKAAGRGLGLTAVHAIVKASGGAILADTAPGEGTTIRAFLPAP